The Bacillus spongiae nucleotide sequence AGAATCAGATAGAGAGTATTTTTTAGAAGGTGATCCGTTATACACGCTGCAAGATTGGATGAAGAAATTCTCGCTTCCAAAGGTTGAGGGGTTGCCAGAATTTCAAGGGGGGGCAATCGGCTATATTAGTTATGACTATGCTCGGAAAATAGAAAAGTTGCCAAATATAGCACAAGATGACCTTCATATGCCCATGATCCATTTTTTACTTTTTCATGAATGGGTGGTGTATGAACACGAGTCAGACACGCTTTTTGTCATGAAAAGAGGGGAAGAAGGGGAAGATAATGCTACTCTTAACGAAGTGGTAGCGAGTTGGAAAGAAGCCATTTCATCAAATAAAGTCGTAAAGACACGAACTTCAGATAAGGATATTTTAAATGTCTCAATGGAAGAGGCCGAATTTAAAGAAGCAGTCGAAGCGATCCGCTCTTACATTAAAGAGGGAGATGTGTTTCAAGTCAATTTATCCGTTAGACAATCGAAACCGTTATATGCAGAACCAATCCAAGTTTATGAAGAACTTCGTACGTTAAACCCTTCACCCTACATGGCGTATATGTCTACACCAGAATTTAAAATTGTATCAGGGTCTCCTGAACTTCTTGTGAAAAAAACGGGATTGGACGTCAGTACACGGCCAATTGCTGGGACGAGATCAAGAGGGAAAAATGAAAAAGAGGACAGGGAGCTTGCCGATGAGCTGATCCAAAACGAAAAAGAGCGTGCAGAGCATGTGATGCTTGTTGATTTAGAAAGAAATGATCTTGGTCGTGTATGTCAGTACGGTACAGTAGAAGTAGATGAATTTATGGTTATTGAGAAGTATTCACATGTTATGCATATTGTTTCTAATGTAAGAGGGAAGTTAAGAGAAGATAATAACGGTGTAGATTTAATTCGAGCTATGTTTCCCGGAGGGACGATTACGGGGGCACCCAAAATCCGTACAATGGAAATAATAGAAGAGCTAGAGCCAGTTCGAAGAGGAATTTATACGGGTAGTATTGGGTGGATTGGATTTAATGGTGACCTTGAATTGAATATTGTCATTCGTACATTATTAGCCAAGAATGATGAAGCTTTTATTCAAGCAGGTGCTGGAGTTGTGATTGATTCCAATCCAACTTATGAATATAAAGAGTCTTTGAAAAAGGCAAGGGCATTGTGGAAAGCCAAAAGCTTAGCTGAGGGGAAGGGAGAAAGACAACATGATACTGATGATTGATAATTATGACTCCTTTACGTACAATTTAGTTCAATATTTAGGTGAACTCGGAGAAGAAATAATTGTTATGAGGAACGATGAAGTAACAATAAATGAGATTCGTACAATAAACCCTGACTATTTAATGATTTCACCAGGACCGTGTACGCCAAATGAAGCAGGTATTAGCTTGGAAGCAATCCGAGCTTTTTCCGGTGAGATTCCGATTTTCGGTGTATGCCTTGGACAACAATCGATTGCTCAAACATTTGGTGGGAAAGTCATTAAAGCTGAAAGGTTAATGCACGGAAAAACGTCAAATGTCTATCATAATCAAAGTGGCGTATTCCAAGGACTAAAAAACCCTTTAGTATCGACAAGATATCATTCATTAATTGTAGAAAAAGAAACCCTTCCTTCTTGCTTTGACATTACCGGATGGACAGAAGAAGGGGAGATTATGGGAATTAAGCATAAAGAATTTCCAGTAGAAGGGGTTCAATTTCATCCAGAATCAGTGATGACAGAATCCGGAAAATGCCTCCTTAAAAATTTTCTTGAGCAAAATCGCTTATACTCAAAAAGAAAAGCAGCTGTTAAAGGGTCGTAACATGTATTTATATATGAATGGTATGTATGTAAAAAAAGAAGAAGCGGTCATCTCTCCATTTGACCATGGTTTTTTATATGGAATGGGTTTATTTGAAACGTTTAGAACGTATAACGGACATCCATTTTTACTAGATGATCACATAGAGCGACTCCATCGTGGTTTTCAAGAATTAAATATATCTCACTCTATAAAAAAAGAAACGATATTGTCTATTCTGAATGAGCTTCAAGTACGAAATCAATTAAGAGATGCTTATGTTCGTCTTAATGTTTCAGCAGGTGTTGGAGATATTGGGCTTCGATCTTCAGCATATGATAACCCGACGATTATTGTGTTTCAGAAAGAACCTCCATCATTGCCGTCTTCTGAAAAGGAAGGGAAAATTTTAAATCTTAAGCGTAATACACCCGAAACGCGTTTCCGCTTGAAATCACATCATTACTTTAATAATATGGCTGCAAAAAGAGAACTCGGAGTATCTCCAGATGGAGAAGGGATTTTCCTAACGGAACACCGATATGTTGCAGAAGGGATTACATCCAATATCTTTTGGTATAAGGGTGGAAAGCTTTATACTCCTAGTGTAGAGACAGGAATATTAAACGGAATTACGCGCCAATTCATTTTATCAATAAGTAGTAGGTTAGAGATAAATGTAGAAGAAGGGCTTTATTCGGTTGATGAATTACTTAAGGCAGACGAAATATTTGTTACTAATTCAATTCAAGAGATTGTTCCATTAAATAAGTTATGTGATGAAAAATTTCCTGGGCGAAAAGGGAAGGTCTTTCAGTTATTGTCTAATTATTATAAAAAGAAAACAGAAAAGCTTTGGAGTCGACATGAGATTGGAGGAAAAATATGATTCAGGAAATTCAATGTGGACCATATACGCTAAAGTACGGAAAAGAAACCATTATTATGGGGATTCTAAATGCTACACCAGATTCGTTTTCAGATGGCGGGCAGTATAATGAAGTAGAAGAAGCTGTTCGTCGTGCGAAAGAGATGGTTGCTAATGGAGCGGATATTATTGATATCGGTGGAGAGTCGACAAGGCCAGGTCATGATTCTGTTTCTCTAGAGGAAGAGATAAACCGTGTAATTCCAGTTATTAAAGCTGTGTCTAAAACTGTACAAGTTCCTATATCCATTGACACGTATAAAGCAGAAACGGCGAGGAGAGCCATTGAAGCAGGTGCTCACATTATTAATGACGTATGGGGAGCGAAAAGAGATTCTCAAATGGCAAACGAGGCAGCGAGTTTAGGAGTACCCATTATCTTAATGCATAACCGACCGAATCAACAATAT carries:
- the pabA gene encoding aminodeoxychorismate/anthranilate synthase component II — its product is MILMIDNYDSFTYNLVQYLGELGEEIIVMRNDEVTINEIRTINPDYLMISPGPCTPNEAGISLEAIRAFSGEIPIFGVCLGQQSIAQTFGGKVIKAERLMHGKTSNVYHNQSGVFQGLKNPLVSTRYHSLIVEKETLPSCFDITGWTEEGEIMGIKHKEFPVEGVQFHPESVMTESGKCLLKNFLEQNRLYSKRKAAVKGS
- the pabB gene encoding aminodeoxychorismate synthase, component I, with the translated sequence MKRTQLLYQKVNMTKEEFFCAYKAKSVNQPNHILLESGRGGRYSIAGLEPFAVVKGEENGIQIRESDREYFLEGDPLYTLQDWMKKFSLPKVEGLPEFQGGAIGYISYDYARKIEKLPNIAQDDLHMPMIHFLLFHEWVVYEHESDTLFVMKRGEEGEDNATLNEVVASWKEAISSNKVVKTRTSDKDILNVSMEEAEFKEAVEAIRSYIKEGDVFQVNLSVRQSKPLYAEPIQVYEELRTLNPSPYMAYMSTPEFKIVSGSPELLVKKTGLDVSTRPIAGTRSRGKNEKEDRELADELIQNEKERAEHVMLVDLERNDLGRVCQYGTVEVDEFMVIEKYSHVMHIVSNVRGKLREDNNGVDLIRAMFPGGTITGAPKIRTMEIIEELEPVRRGIYTGSIGWIGFNGDLELNIVIRTLLAKNDEAFIQAGAGVVIDSNPTYEYKESLKKARALWKAKSLAEGKGERQHDTDD
- the pabC gene encoding aminodeoxychorismate lyase, coding for MYLYMNGMYVKKEEAVISPFDHGFLYGMGLFETFRTYNGHPFLLDDHIERLHRGFQELNISHSIKKETILSILNELQVRNQLRDAYVRLNVSAGVGDIGLRSSAYDNPTIIVFQKEPPSLPSSEKEGKILNLKRNTPETRFRLKSHHYFNNMAAKRELGVSPDGEGIFLTEHRYVAEGITSNIFWYKGGKLYTPSVETGILNGITRQFILSISSRLEINVEEGLYSVDELLKADEIFVTNSIQEIVPLNKLCDEKFPGRKGKVFQLLSNYYKKKTEKLWSRHEIGGKI
- the folP gene encoding dihydropteroate synthase, with the protein product MIQEIQCGPYTLKYGKETIIMGILNATPDSFSDGGQYNEVEEAVRRAKEMVANGADIIDIGGESTRPGHDSVSLEEEINRVIPVIKAVSKTVQVPISIDTYKAETARRAIEAGAHIINDVWGAKRDSQMANEAASLGVPIILMHNRPNQQYELFVRDVLQDIQESITLAKKAGVKDNNIILDPGIGFAKDVNLNIKMMRELDKLVALGYPVLLGTSRKRFIGHVLDLPVEERLEGTGATICYGIQKGCKMIRVHDVKEMKRMATMMDALLEGDVTIG